From a single Notolabrus celidotus isolate fNotCel1 chromosome 7, fNotCel1.pri, whole genome shotgun sequence genomic region:
- the LOC117815724 gene encoding bromodomain-containing protein 4-like isoform X1 — protein MGDGLDAGSSQNPPSAPPPLSFNPAPPETWNPSRPRRQTNQLQFLLKEVLKTLWKHHFAWPFQNPVDALKLNLPDYYKIINSPMDMGTIKKRLENNYYWNAQECIQDFNTMFTNCYIYNKPGDDIVLMAEALEKVFLCKITEMPEEEKEIALVTKGRRGPRRDTGLIKSDSGQESSSPSSTPHTRGFSSPQTTPHSHAVPAPQVLPPLALPQPQPQPQPQPQLQPQSQPQPPPPPPRVPPTPASHASHLGLPFSLSTPDILAQGMTSVFPAAPAHPGLHQPPMLQSSPALVKQRTSKKRKADTTTPTANDQLSESSPVSTEARPRRESSRPMKQPKKEASQPDSQHHLGGVSETGGAVTQKRQDYLRFCSRLVKEMLSKKHVAYAWPFYKPVDVKALGLHDYHEIIKHPMDLSTVKKKLDSRQYRDAQEFATDVRVMFSNCYKYNPPDHDVVAMAQKLQEMFEMRFAKMPEEPEEPVPVPTPSSALHPAPSTRQAPPPSTVFERDSSSSSESESSGGDSEHERQQRLAELQEQLKAVHEQLAALSQPPVTKPKKKEREKKERKKEKHKKMVGAEEPVESPPPVVLQSSKKNKSSKEPIVVKKERKKPGKKEGVKNSRPNVLPPLGPTPLVPSAALEAEDDIDTLGAGSADRSKPMSYEEKRQLSLDINKLPGDKLGRVVHIIQTREPSLKNSNPDEIEIDFETLKPSTLRELEKYVSSCLKKKKKPSAEKPLEMSNTSKIKTESSSSGSSDSSDSEDSENAGLVPKLQKKNLINKDIKRPLHQVLSAAPAPVAPQPQPPAVQSKPPFVPPPPVAVSVPSLDSQLLGSGFDPLAHFMNPHLTQSNTEPNPSINPAVAPAMSGPLNANTPTGQATAETHPFLNQHPMIPSPAVHNALPQQPSRPSNRAAPLPPKVPQPPPSTLPSLPPSPSPQLQPSLPLPLPQPVPRPRVPSPPSHGILGTLSAQPPQALLEDDEEPTPNSSDITSLSQVHSFLQSLQARPSAPTLHTLTHSPVQNASQLMQSMNAQSVTPSNPALTQRHSSGHSHLRQPFPHMNTSTPQQQQKGVAMQQKVHQMQHQQQSPRIKAEPFSTGCQRESPSPLMMHSPQMPQFHSMGHQSPPQTKKHEQRSNLVGVKEEKPTQSPVLPPSPFSPVMRQDTHKPDNKHRLESKSLDNSRTGSRHTESPVPPCSQQDIKIKQEPKTPIAAKKTQDVKLKNMGPWASLAQRSQSTPASSVRSSSDSFEQFRRAAKEKEERERQLKAQAEQARREQEKLRRDDDGTMEHSRRAQEDTRRRQEQQSPLAPTPPASTPPTHSPQAPPPPQQAPTPPSSAAQNALDQREIARRREQERRRREAVDPIDINFQSDLMAIFEENLF, from the exons ATGGGGGACGGACTGGATGCAGGCAGCAGCCAGAACCCTCCCTCTGCcccaccccctctctctttcaacCCTGCACCCCCGGAAACATGGAACCCCTCCAGACCCCGACGGCAGACCAACCAGCTACAG TTCCTGCTTAAAGAAGTGTTGAAGACATTATGGAAACACCACTTTGCATGGCCCTTCCAGAATCCTGTAGATGCCCTCAAACTCAACTTACCT GACTATTATAAGATCATCAACAGCCCTATGGACATGGGCACCATTAAAAAACGACTAGAGAACAACTACTACTGGAACGCCCAGGAGTGTATCCAAGACTTCAACACAATGTTCACAAACTGCTACATCTACAACAAG CCGGGGGATGACATTGTCCTGATGGCGGAGGCCTTGGAAAAGGTCTTCCTCTGTAAGATCACAGAGATGccggaggaggagaaggagattgCTCTGGTTACCAAAGGACGCAGAGGGCCCAGACGGGATACAG GTCTGATAAAGTCAGATTCAGGACAGGAGTCATCGTCCCCCTCCAGCACCCCCCACACTCGAGGCTTCTCCTCCCCCCAAACAACCCCACATAGCCATGCTGTACCGGCCCCTCAAGTTCTTCCCCCCCTGGCCCTGCCTCAGCCTCAACCTCAACCTCAACCTCAGCCTCAGCTTCAGCCTCAGTCTCAGCCTCAGCCCCCGCCCCCACCCCCACGTGTGCCTCCTACACCTGCCTCCCATGCATCCCATCTAGGACTCCCTTTTTCCCTCTCGACCCCTGACATCCTGGCACAGGGAATGACTTCGGTTTTCCCTGCAGCCCCAGCACACCCAGGCCTCCATCAGCCACCGATGCTGCAGAGCTCCCCTGCACTTGTTAAG CAAAGGACGAGCAAGAAGAGGAAAGCAGACACCACCACGCCCACAGCCAACGACCAGCTCAGCGAATCATCCCCTGTCTCCACTGAGGCTCGTCCTCGCAGAGAGAGCAGTCGcccaatgaagcaaccaaaaaAAGAAGCATCCCAGCCGGACTCCCAGCATCACCTGGGAGGCGTTTCGGAGACGGGAGGGGCGGTGACGCAGAAGCGGCAGGACTATCTGCGATTCTGTTCACGCCTCGTCAAAGAGATGCTTTCCAAGAAACACGTAGCATACGCCTGGCCTTTTTACAAGCCTGTGGATGTAAAAGCTCTCGGTCTTCATGACTACCACGAAATCATCAAACACCCCATGGACCTCAGCACCGTCAAG AAAAAGCTGGACAGCAGACAGTACAGAGACGCTCAAGAGTTCGCAACAGACGTCCGGGTGATGTTCTCCAATTGTTACAAGTACAATCCCCCCGACCATGATGTGGTTGCCATGGCTCAAAAACTACAG GAAATGTTTGAGATGCGTTTTGCCAAAATGCCTGAGGAGCCAGAGGAGCCCGTCCCTGTTCCCACCCCATCGTCGGCCCTACACCCTGCCCCCTCCACTCGACAAGCCCCGCCTCCTTCTACCGTCTTTGAGAGGGACAGCTCCAGTTCCTCCGAATCGGAGTCCTCGGGAGGAGACTCAGAGCACGAAAGGCAGCAGCGATTGGCAGAGTTACAGGAACAG CTTAAAGCTGTGCACGAGCAGCTGGCAGCACTCTCACAACCCCCAGTTACTAAGCctaagaagaaagagagggagaagaaggagaggaagaaagaaaagcatAAGAAGATGGTGGGAGCAGAGGAGCCTGTGGAGAGCCCTCCGCCTGTGGTGCTCCAGTCTTCTAAGAAAAACAAGAGCAGCAAGGAGCCAATCGTTgtgaagaaggaaaggaaaaagccGGG aaagaaagaaggggttAAAAACAGCCGCCCGAATGTGCTTCCCCCGCTCGGGCCGACTCCTCTGGTCCCTTCGGCTGCTCTTGAAGCGGAGGATGACATCG atACGCTCGGGGCGGGATCTGCAGACAGATCCAAGCCAATGTCGTATGAGGAGAAGCGTCAACTGAGCCTGGACATCAACAAGCTGCCCGGTGACAAACTAGGCCGTGTCGTGCACATAATCCAGACACGTGAGCCGTCTCTGAAGAACTCCAACCCAGACGAGATCGAGATCGACTTTGAGACGCTGAAGCCCTCCACGCTGAGAGAGCTGGAGAAATACGTCTCCAGCTGcctcaagaagaagaagaagccatCAG CAGAGAAACCTCTGGAGATGTCGAAtacttcaaagataaagacaGAGTCCTCGTCTTCAGGCAGCAGTGACTCCTCTGATAGTGAAGACTCTGAGAATG CAGGGCTGGTTCCcaagctgcagaagaagaacttGATTAACAAAGACATCAAGAGACCGCTTCACCAGGTCCTCAGTGCTGCACCGGCTCCGGTCGctcctcagcctcagcctccgGCTGTCCAGTCCAAACCCCCGTTTGTCCCCCCTCCCCCTGTCGCCGTCTCGGTCCCGTCTCTGGACTCCCAGCTGCTGGGCTCTGGATTTGATCCTCTGGCTCACTTCATGAACCCCCACCTGACACAGTCCAACACAGAGCCCAATCCAAGCATCAATCCTGCTGTTGCCCCCGCCATGTCCGGCCCCCTCAACGCAAACACACCCACCGGCCAGGCGACAGCTGAGACGCACCCTTTCCTAAACCAACACCCAATGATACCTTCACCAG CGGTCCATAATGCTCTTCCCCAGCAGCCATCGAGACCTAGCAACAGAGCAGCGCCGCTCCCTCCAAAAGTCCCCCAGCCTCCCCCATCCACCCTCCCCTCCCTGCCTCCATCGCCCTCTCCCCAACTTCAGCCCTCGCTGCCACTCCCACTCCCCCAGCCCGTTCCCCGTCCTCGCGTCCCCTCACCCCCATCGCACGGAATCTTGGGTACCCTCTCAGCACAACCGCCCCAAGCCCTCCTGGAGGATGACGAAGAGCCCACGCCCAACAGCTCTGACATCACTTCCCTCAGTCAGGTTCACAGCTTCCTGCAGTCTCTCCAGGCTCGACCCTCTGCACCGACTcttcacacgctcacacattCGCCCGTGCAGAACGCCTCTCAGCTCATGCAGTCAATGAACGCACAGTCTGTGACCCCATCCAACCCCGCCCTGACGCAGAGACACAGCTCGGGTCATTCACACTTGCGGCAGCCCTTCCCACATATGAACACGTCAacgccacagcagcagcagaaagggGTGGCCATGCAGCAGAAGGTGCATCAGATGCAACATCAACAGCAGTCCCCACGCATCAAAGCAGAGCCTTTCTCAACAG GTTGCCAACGTGAGAGCCCATCTCCACTGATGATGCACTCTCCTCAGATGCCTCAGTTCCACTCAATGGGACATCAGTCGCCCCCGCAGACCAAGAAACAT GAGCAGAGGTCCAACCTGGTGGGGGTCAAAGAAGAGAAGCCGACCCAGTCGCCCGTTCTGCCCCCCTCGCCTTTCAGTCCTGTTATGCGgcaagacacacacaaacctgacAACAAACACA GATTAGAGTCAAAGTCATTGGACAATTCTCGCACTGGTTCCCGCCACACAGAGTCCCCAGTCCCCCCCTGCTCCCAGCAGGacatcaaaatcaaacaagagCCCAAAACTCCAATCGCTGCCAAGAAGACACAG GATGTGAAGTTAAAGAACATGGGCCCTTGGGCGAGCCTGGCTCAGAGGTCCCAGTCCACGCCGGCCTCCTCTGTGCGCTCCTCCAGTGACAGCTTCGAACAGTTTAGACGGGCCGccaaggagaaggaggagagagagagacagctgaaAGCACAGGCCGAGCAGGCcaggagagagcaggagaagCTACG cCGTGATGACGATGGCACCATGGAGCACTCTCGTCGGGCGCAAGAAGACACCCGCCGTCGCCAGGAGCAGCAGTCACCTCTCGCTCCCACACCTCCAGCTTCCACCCCGCCCACTCACTCTCcacaggccccgccccctccgCAACAAGCTCCAACCCCGCCCTCTTCAGCTGCACAGAATGCCCTTGACCAGAGGGAGATAGCACGCCGCCGCGAGCAGGAGAGGCGCAGAAGAGAGGCG GTGGACCCCATTGACATTAACTTCCAGAGTGACCTGATGGCCATCTTTGAGGAAAACCTGTTCTGA
- the LOC117815724 gene encoding bromodomain-containing protein 4-like isoform X4, whose protein sequence is MGDGLDAGSSQNPPSAPPPLSFNPAPPETWNPSRPRRQTNQLQFLLKEVLKTLWKHHFAWPFQNPVDALKLNLPDYYKIINSPMDMGTIKKRLENNYYWNAQECIQDFNTMFTNCYIYNKPGDDIVLMAEALEKVFLCKITEMPEEEKEIALVTKGRRGPRRDTGLIKSDSGQESSSPSSTPHTRGFSSPQTTPHSHAVPAPQVLPPLALPQPQPQPQPQPQLQPQSQPQPPPPPPRVPPTPASHASHLGLPFSLSTPDILAQGMTSVFPAAPAHPGLHQPPMLQSSPALVKQRTSKKRKADTTTPTANDQLSESSPVSTEARPRRESSRPMKQPKKEASQPDSQHHLGGVSETGGAVTQKRQDYLRFCSRLVKEMLSKKHVAYAWPFYKPVDVKALGLHDYHEIIKHPMDLSTVKKKLDSRQYRDAQEFATDVRVMFSNCYKYNPPDHDVVAMAQKLQEMFEMRFAKMPEEPEEPVPVPTPSSALHPAPSTRQAPPPSTVFERDSSSSSESESSGGDSEHERQQRLAELQEQLKAVHEQLAALSQPPVTKPKKKEREKKERKKEKHKKMVGAEEPVESPPPVVLQSSKKNKSSKEPIVVKKERKKPGKKEGVKNSRPNVLPPLGPTPLVPSAALEAEDDIDTLGAGSADRSKPMSYEEKRQLSLDINKLPGDKLGRVVHIIQTREPSLKNSNPDEIEIDFETLKPSTLRELEKYVSSCLKKKKKPSAEKPLEMSNTSKIKTESSSSGSSDSSDSEDSENAGLVPKLQKKNLINKDIKRPLHQVLSAAPAPVAPQPQPPAVQSKPPFVPPPPVAVSVPSLDSQLLGSGFDPLAHFMNPHLTQSNTEPNPSINPAVAPAMSGPLNANTPTGQATAETHPFLNQHPMIPSPAVHNALPQQPSRPSNRAAPLPPKVPQPPPSTLPSLPPSPSPQLQPSLPLPLPQPVPRPRVPSPPSHGILGTLSAQPPQALLEDDEEPTPNSSDITSLSQVHSFLQSLQARPSAPTLHTLTHSPVQNASQLMQSMNAQSVTPSNPALTQRHSSGHSHLRQPFPHMNTSTPQQQQKGVAMQQKVHQMQHQQQSPRIKAEPFSTGCQRESPSPLMMHSPQMPQFHSMGHQSPPQTKKHRSNLVGVKEEKPTQSPVLPPSPFSPVMRQDTHKPDNKHRLESKSLDNSRTGSRHTESPVPPCSQQDIKIKQEPKTPIAAKKTQDVKLKNMGPWASLAQRSQSTPASSVRSSSDSFEQFRRAAKEKEERERQLKAQAEQARREQEKLRRDDDGTMEHSRRAQEDTRRRQEQQSPLAPTPPASTPPTHSPQAPPPPQQAPTPPSSAAQNALDQREIARRREQERRRREAVDPIDINFQSDLMAIFEENLF, encoded by the exons ATGGGGGACGGACTGGATGCAGGCAGCAGCCAGAACCCTCCCTCTGCcccaccccctctctctttcaacCCTGCACCCCCGGAAACATGGAACCCCTCCAGACCCCGACGGCAGACCAACCAGCTACAG TTCCTGCTTAAAGAAGTGTTGAAGACATTATGGAAACACCACTTTGCATGGCCCTTCCAGAATCCTGTAGATGCCCTCAAACTCAACTTACCT GACTATTATAAGATCATCAACAGCCCTATGGACATGGGCACCATTAAAAAACGACTAGAGAACAACTACTACTGGAACGCCCAGGAGTGTATCCAAGACTTCAACACAATGTTCACAAACTGCTACATCTACAACAAG CCGGGGGATGACATTGTCCTGATGGCGGAGGCCTTGGAAAAGGTCTTCCTCTGTAAGATCACAGAGATGccggaggaggagaaggagattgCTCTGGTTACCAAAGGACGCAGAGGGCCCAGACGGGATACAG GTCTGATAAAGTCAGATTCAGGACAGGAGTCATCGTCCCCCTCCAGCACCCCCCACACTCGAGGCTTCTCCTCCCCCCAAACAACCCCACATAGCCATGCTGTACCGGCCCCTCAAGTTCTTCCCCCCCTGGCCCTGCCTCAGCCTCAACCTCAACCTCAACCTCAGCCTCAGCTTCAGCCTCAGTCTCAGCCTCAGCCCCCGCCCCCACCCCCACGTGTGCCTCCTACACCTGCCTCCCATGCATCCCATCTAGGACTCCCTTTTTCCCTCTCGACCCCTGACATCCTGGCACAGGGAATGACTTCGGTTTTCCCTGCAGCCCCAGCACACCCAGGCCTCCATCAGCCACCGATGCTGCAGAGCTCCCCTGCACTTGTTAAG CAAAGGACGAGCAAGAAGAGGAAAGCAGACACCACCACGCCCACAGCCAACGACCAGCTCAGCGAATCATCCCCTGTCTCCACTGAGGCTCGTCCTCGCAGAGAGAGCAGTCGcccaatgaagcaaccaaaaaAAGAAGCATCCCAGCCGGACTCCCAGCATCACCTGGGAGGCGTTTCGGAGACGGGAGGGGCGGTGACGCAGAAGCGGCAGGACTATCTGCGATTCTGTTCACGCCTCGTCAAAGAGATGCTTTCCAAGAAACACGTAGCATACGCCTGGCCTTTTTACAAGCCTGTGGATGTAAAAGCTCTCGGTCTTCATGACTACCACGAAATCATCAAACACCCCATGGACCTCAGCACCGTCAAG AAAAAGCTGGACAGCAGACAGTACAGAGACGCTCAAGAGTTCGCAACAGACGTCCGGGTGATGTTCTCCAATTGTTACAAGTACAATCCCCCCGACCATGATGTGGTTGCCATGGCTCAAAAACTACAG GAAATGTTTGAGATGCGTTTTGCCAAAATGCCTGAGGAGCCAGAGGAGCCCGTCCCTGTTCCCACCCCATCGTCGGCCCTACACCCTGCCCCCTCCACTCGACAAGCCCCGCCTCCTTCTACCGTCTTTGAGAGGGACAGCTCCAGTTCCTCCGAATCGGAGTCCTCGGGAGGAGACTCAGAGCACGAAAGGCAGCAGCGATTGGCAGAGTTACAGGAACAG CTTAAAGCTGTGCACGAGCAGCTGGCAGCACTCTCACAACCCCCAGTTACTAAGCctaagaagaaagagagggagaagaaggagaggaagaaagaaaagcatAAGAAGATGGTGGGAGCAGAGGAGCCTGTGGAGAGCCCTCCGCCTGTGGTGCTCCAGTCTTCTAAGAAAAACAAGAGCAGCAAGGAGCCAATCGTTgtgaagaaggaaaggaaaaagccGGG aaagaaagaaggggttAAAAACAGCCGCCCGAATGTGCTTCCCCCGCTCGGGCCGACTCCTCTGGTCCCTTCGGCTGCTCTTGAAGCGGAGGATGACATCG atACGCTCGGGGCGGGATCTGCAGACAGATCCAAGCCAATGTCGTATGAGGAGAAGCGTCAACTGAGCCTGGACATCAACAAGCTGCCCGGTGACAAACTAGGCCGTGTCGTGCACATAATCCAGACACGTGAGCCGTCTCTGAAGAACTCCAACCCAGACGAGATCGAGATCGACTTTGAGACGCTGAAGCCCTCCACGCTGAGAGAGCTGGAGAAATACGTCTCCAGCTGcctcaagaagaagaagaagccatCAG CAGAGAAACCTCTGGAGATGTCGAAtacttcaaagataaagacaGAGTCCTCGTCTTCAGGCAGCAGTGACTCCTCTGATAGTGAAGACTCTGAGAATG CAGGGCTGGTTCCcaagctgcagaagaagaacttGATTAACAAAGACATCAAGAGACCGCTTCACCAGGTCCTCAGTGCTGCACCGGCTCCGGTCGctcctcagcctcagcctccgGCTGTCCAGTCCAAACCCCCGTTTGTCCCCCCTCCCCCTGTCGCCGTCTCGGTCCCGTCTCTGGACTCCCAGCTGCTGGGCTCTGGATTTGATCCTCTGGCTCACTTCATGAACCCCCACCTGACACAGTCCAACACAGAGCCCAATCCAAGCATCAATCCTGCTGTTGCCCCCGCCATGTCCGGCCCCCTCAACGCAAACACACCCACCGGCCAGGCGACAGCTGAGACGCACCCTTTCCTAAACCAACACCCAATGATACCTTCACCAG CGGTCCATAATGCTCTTCCCCAGCAGCCATCGAGACCTAGCAACAGAGCAGCGCCGCTCCCTCCAAAAGTCCCCCAGCCTCCCCCATCCACCCTCCCCTCCCTGCCTCCATCGCCCTCTCCCCAACTTCAGCCCTCGCTGCCACTCCCACTCCCCCAGCCCGTTCCCCGTCCTCGCGTCCCCTCACCCCCATCGCACGGAATCTTGGGTACCCTCTCAGCACAACCGCCCCAAGCCCTCCTGGAGGATGACGAAGAGCCCACGCCCAACAGCTCTGACATCACTTCCCTCAGTCAGGTTCACAGCTTCCTGCAGTCTCTCCAGGCTCGACCCTCTGCACCGACTcttcacacgctcacacattCGCCCGTGCAGAACGCCTCTCAGCTCATGCAGTCAATGAACGCACAGTCTGTGACCCCATCCAACCCCGCCCTGACGCAGAGACACAGCTCGGGTCATTCACACTTGCGGCAGCCCTTCCCACATATGAACACGTCAacgccacagcagcagcagaaagggGTGGCCATGCAGCAGAAGGTGCATCAGATGCAACATCAACAGCAGTCCCCACGCATCAAAGCAGAGCCTTTCTCAACAG GTTGCCAACGTGAGAGCCCATCTCCACTGATGATGCACTCTCCTCAGATGCCTCAGTTCCACTCAATGGGACATCAGTCGCCCCCGCAGACCAAGAAACAT AGGTCCAACCTGGTGGGGGTCAAAGAAGAGAAGCCGACCCAGTCGCCCGTTCTGCCCCCCTCGCCTTTCAGTCCTGTTATGCGgcaagacacacacaaacctgacAACAAACACA GATTAGAGTCAAAGTCATTGGACAATTCTCGCACTGGTTCCCGCCACACAGAGTCCCCAGTCCCCCCCTGCTCCCAGCAGGacatcaaaatcaaacaagagCCCAAAACTCCAATCGCTGCCAAGAAGACACAG GATGTGAAGTTAAAGAACATGGGCCCTTGGGCGAGCCTGGCTCAGAGGTCCCAGTCCACGCCGGCCTCCTCTGTGCGCTCCTCCAGTGACAGCTTCGAACAGTTTAGACGGGCCGccaaggagaaggaggagagagagagacagctgaaAGCACAGGCCGAGCAGGCcaggagagagcaggagaagCTACG cCGTGATGACGATGGCACCATGGAGCACTCTCGTCGGGCGCAAGAAGACACCCGCCGTCGCCAGGAGCAGCAGTCACCTCTCGCTCCCACACCTCCAGCTTCCACCCCGCCCACTCACTCTCcacaggccccgccccctccgCAACAAGCTCCAACCCCGCCCTCTTCAGCTGCACAGAATGCCCTTGACCAGAGGGAGATAGCACGCCGCCGCGAGCAGGAGAGGCGCAGAAGAGAGGCG GTGGACCCCATTGACATTAACTTCCAGAGTGACCTGATGGCCATCTTTGAGGAAAACCTGTTCTGA